A genome region from Bemisia tabaci chromosome 3, PGI_BMITA_v3 includes the following:
- the LOC109041512 gene encoding uncharacterized protein, with translation MKTYLVGIFPFDDTVDIIRESWLCGYNDELEQLCQFPAVHGDKKKLEDLLNTCEFPDDAWPKYVIVPKRTGIESYQEAVRIQKIIQEDENGATTDQDKLGRGFRNRKRNTFLESSDEDVPKCKKSKSNKSEARKKQKEAQNSARSQCASALSNFTLPNCKSFRIPSPSQMVQSNTNVQKNGIHSQKGEGFAHSTQKGRKENHHTLREISNVSQILKNTKENHHAKRPVSNANAQKKEIQSQKGKGFAHSTQKGHKENHPAVREISNVSQILKSTKENHHAERPVTNANAQKNGIQSQKGERFAHSTQKDHTENHPALREINNISQIRNAKVQPKDQVKHNFSHRNRIQVNCNTTQNNRNQVNCNLAQKHQNQVNRIIAQNNQNQANHNTAQNNQNQVNRVTAQNNQNQVHRNTGLNQVNRNISLNNRNQGTRNISQNKQIQANRNTSQNNQNSADHDDVSTRLRHVEGKLELILEKLSLTNELAQRSNKKMTGIKLAVDGSTEILKEVQAKMAEMAVSKICTATDEIEKRFPMNSIQELELMDHDLSDPEFRKKFVLHFSRKNAESVGDSVRNIVKILMTDGLASKFSWTGHKAGKEALNQYTMFITAFQDAVRVGHNVLDKEIDGPFKRWLVKAKERLDARGESEDIVDNQDEVEGECEFERRENESRDVFETSDNENEDGGEENPETSDNENQDGGEENPDDFLNDCCNENGNESQDDFLTYRRNEHGNQEDFLNHRRIEDEHHSQDDFFNYPCHDGRLSEKSDKEDDDSDDETYFSG, from the exons ATGAAAACGTATTTGGTGGGGATTTTCCCCTTTGATGATACCGTTGACATAATTCGAGAATCGTGGCTGTGCGGATACAACGATGAACTGGAACAGCTGTGCCAATTTCCTGCAGTACAtggagacaaaaaaaaactagaagaTTTGCTGAATACCTGCGAATTTCCTGATGATGCATGGCCAAAATATGTTATAGTTCCGAAGCGGACTGGTATCG AATCGTATCAAGAAGCGGTCCGTattcaaaaaattatacaggAGGATGAAAATGGAGCAACCACGGACCAAGATAAACTTGGTAGAGGGTTTCGAAATCGGAAACGAAATACGTTCCTTGAGTCATCTGATGAAGATGTTCCAAAATGTAAGAAGAGTAAAAGCAACAAAAGCGAAGCTAGAAAGAAGCAAAAAGAAGCACAAAACAGCGCTCGGAGCCAGTGTGCGTCTGCTTTGAGCAATTTTACACTACCGAACTGCAAATCTTTTCGGATCCCTTCACCGTCTCAAATGGTACAAAGCAATACAAATGTCCAGAAAAATGGGATTCATAGTCAAAAAGGTGAAGGGTTTGCGCACTCTACTCAGAAAGGTCGTAAAGAAAATCACCATACTTTGAGAGAAATCAGTAATGTCTCTCAGATTCTCAAAAATACCAAAGAGAATCATCATGCTAAAAGACCAGTAAGCAATGCAAATGCCCAGAAAAAAGAGATTCAAAGTCAAAAAGGTAAAGGGTTTGCGCATTCTACGCAGAAAGGTCATAAAGAAAATCACCCTGCTGTGAGAGAAATAAGCAATGTCTCTCAGATTCTCAAAAGTACCAAAGAGAATCATCATGCTGAAAGACCAGTAACCAATGCAAATGCCCAGAAAAATGGGATTCAAAGTCAAAAAGGTGAAAGGTTTGCGCACTCTACCCAGAAAGATCATACAGAAAATCATCCTGCTCTGAGAGAAATAAACAATATTTCTCAGATTCGGAATGCAAAAGTCCAACCGAAAGATCAAGTCAAACACAATTTTTCTCATAGAAATCGGATTCAAGTCAACTGCAACACTACTCAAAACAATCGGAATCAAGTCAACTGCAACCTTGCTCAGAAGCATCAAAATCAAGTCAATCGCATCATTGCTCAGAACAATCAAAATCAAGCCAACCACAACACTGCTCAGAACAATCAAAATCAAGTTAATCGCGTCACTGCTCAGAACAATCAAAATCAAGTCCATCGCAACACTGGCCTGAATCAAGTCAACCGCAACATTTCTCTGAACAATCGGAATCAAGGCACCCGCAATATTTCTCAAAACAAGCAGATTCAAGCCAACCGCAACACTTCTCAAAACAATCAGAACTCAGCAGACCACGATGATGTTTCAACAAGGTTGCGCCATGTTGAAG GTAAACTCGAACTCATATTGGAAAAACTTAGCCTGACCAATGAACTTGCACAAAGATCCAACAAGAAAATGACCGGCATTAAATTAGCTGTTGACGGGAGTACAGAGATTTTAAAAGAAGTTCAAGCGAAAATGGCAGAAATGGCAGTTTCTAAAATTTGCACCGCAACAGATGAGATTGAAAAACGCTTTCCCATGAATTCCATTCAGGAGTTGGAACTGATGGATCATGACCTCTCTGACCCTgagttcagaaaaaaattt GTCTTGCACTTCAGCAGGAAGAATGCAGAATCTGTTGGGGATTCTGTGAGAAATATAGTTAAAATATTGATGACCGATGGACTTGCCTCAAAATTCTCATGGACTGGTCACAAAGCAGGAAAAGAAGCCTTGAACCAATATACCATGTTCATCACTGCTTTTCAAG ATGCAGTCAGAGTAGGTCACAACGTTTTGGATAAAGAGATAGATGGCCCATTTAAAAGATGGTTGGTTAAAGCTAAGGAGCGATTGGATGCGAG GGGTGAAAGTGAAGACATTGTTGATAACCAAGATGAAGTAGAAGGTGAATGTGAATTTGAGAGACGTGAAAATGAAAGTCGAGATGTATTTGAAACCAGTGATAATGAAAACGAAGATGGTGGAGAGGAAAATCCTGAAACCAGTGATAATGAAAACCAAGATGGTGGAGAGGAAAATCCGgatgattttttgaatgattgtTGTAACGAGAATGGAAATGAAAGTCAGGATGACTTTTTGACATATCGCCGCAATGAACATGGAAATCAGGAAGACTTTTTGAATCATCGTCGTATTGAGGACGAGCATCATAGTCAGGATGACTTTTTTAACTATCCGTGTCACGATGGAAGGCTGTCTGAAAAAAGTGATAAAGAAGATGATGATTCTGATGATGAAACTTATTTCTCTGGGTAA